The Pseudomonas triclosanedens genome has a window encoding:
- the urtD gene encoding urea ABC transporter ATP-binding protein UrtD, translating to MRAVPHLMLEPAYDPNRDPGASRDAIGIGSSASGMLDVRHGTILTLEDINVSFDGFRALRDLTLYIGVGELRCIIGPNGAGKTTLMDVITGKTRPDSGKAYFGETLDLTRMSEVEIAQAGIGRKFQKPTVFEALSVFENLELAQKTDKSVWASLRAKLSGEQKDRIEEVLTTIRLRESRNRPAGLLSHGQKQFLEIGMLLVQEPRLLLLDEPVAGMTDAETEFTAELFKSLAGTHSLMVVEHDMGFVGSIADHVSVLHQGHVLAEGSLEDVQANEQVIEVYLGR from the coding sequence ATGAGAGCGGTCCCCCACCTGATGCTGGAACCGGCCTACGACCCCAACCGCGATCCCGGCGCCAGCCGCGATGCCATTGGCATCGGTTCGAGCGCCAGCGGCATGCTGGACGTGCGCCACGGCACCATCCTCACCCTGGAAGACATCAACGTCAGCTTCGACGGCTTCCGCGCCCTGCGCGACCTGACGCTGTACATCGGCGTCGGTGAACTGCGCTGCATCATCGGCCCCAACGGCGCAGGCAAGACCACGCTGATGGACGTGATCACCGGCAAGACCCGCCCCGACAGCGGCAAGGCGTATTTCGGCGAAACCCTCGACCTCACTCGCATGAGCGAGGTGGAAATCGCCCAGGCCGGCATTGGCCGCAAGTTCCAGAAACCCACGGTGTTCGAAGCGCTCTCGGTATTCGAGAACCTGGAGCTGGCGCAGAAAACCGACAAATCGGTGTGGGCCAGCCTCAGGGCAAAACTCTCCGGCGAACAGAAGGATCGCATCGAGGAAGTACTCACCACCATCCGCCTGCGCGAGTCACGCAACCGCCCCGCCGGGTTGCTCTCCCACGGCCAGAAGCAATTCCTGGAAATCGGCATGCTGCTGGTGCAGGAGCCGCGGCTGCTGCTGCTCGACGAGCCGGTGGCGGGGATGACCGATGCCGAGACCGAGTTCACCGCCGAGCTGTTCAAGTCTCTGGCCGGCACGCATTCGCTGATGGTGGTGGAGCACGACATGGGCTTCGTCGGCAGCATCGCCGACCACGTCAGTGTGCTGCACCAGGGGCATGTGCTGGCGGAAGGTTCGCTGGAGGACGTGCAGGCGAACGAGCAGGTCATAGAAGTCTATCTCGGCCGCTAG
- the urtB gene encoding urea ABC transporter permease subunit UrtB: MPTALLHRLRLCALLLATLLPQLAFAGPAQDFASADNDERAKLLEQWAAVPDAERLPLLDAIQSGRLAVDTQNHAFLLGDDQQYHSAEGSAAPVGEPDKLRLNNRLRGLLNTALASHQLVAESARTRLDAARQLQKSARPAQRTLLEYRLNEETDGDVIAALQLALANLQLADPDPALRLSAVRLLGESGDPQARTRLENLLDPAVEADAAVRTAAATSLGQVKRRLLMGDLFGQAFSGLSLGSILLLAALGLAITYGLLGVINMAHGEMLMIGAYSTYVVQLLCQRLAPDVLELYPLLALPVAFLVTACIGMALERTVIRHLYGRPLETLLATWGISLVLIQLVRVLFGAQNVEVANPAWLSGGIQVLPNLVLPWNRIVIIGFALFVLALTWLLLNRTRLGLNVRAVTQNRNMAACCGVPTGRVDMLAFGLGSGIAGLGGVALSQVGNVGPDLGQSYIIDSFLVVVLGGVGQLAGSVFAAFGLGVANKILEPQIGAVLGKILILALIILFIQKRPQGLFALKGRVID; encoded by the coding sequence ATGCCCACTGCCTTGCTCCATCGCCTGCGCCTCTGCGCGCTTCTGCTGGCCACGCTGCTGCCACAACTGGCTTTCGCCGGCCCCGCGCAGGACTTCGCCAGCGCCGACAATGACGAGCGTGCGAAGCTGCTCGAACAATGGGCCGCCGTACCCGACGCCGAGCGCCTGCCGCTGCTCGACGCAATCCAGTCCGGTCGCCTCGCCGTGGATACCCAGAACCACGCGTTCCTCCTCGGTGACGACCAGCAATACCACTCCGCCGAAGGCAGCGCCGCGCCCGTTGGCGAGCCTGACAAGCTGCGCCTGAACAATCGCCTGCGCGGCCTGCTCAATACCGCCCTGGCCAGCCACCAACTGGTTGCCGAGAGCGCCCGGACTCGCCTCGACGCCGCGCGTCAATTGCAGAAGAGTGCCCGCCCGGCGCAGCGCACATTGCTCGAATACCGACTCAACGAAGAAACCGACGGCGACGTGATAGCCGCCCTGCAACTCGCCCTGGCCAACCTGCAACTGGCTGACCCCGACCCTGCGCTACGTCTGTCCGCCGTGCGCCTGCTGGGCGAATCGGGCGACCCACAGGCACGCACGCGCCTGGAAAACCTGCTCGACCCAGCGGTGGAGGCAGACGCTGCCGTGCGTACCGCCGCAGCCACCAGCCTCGGCCAGGTGAAGCGCCGGCTGCTGATGGGCGACCTGTTCGGCCAAGCCTTCAGCGGCCTGTCGCTGGGCTCGATTCTGCTGCTGGCGGCTCTCGGCCTGGCGATCACCTATGGCCTGCTAGGGGTGATCAACATGGCCCACGGCGAAATGCTGATGATCGGCGCCTATTCCACCTACGTCGTGCAGTTGCTCTGCCAGCGCCTTGCTCCCGACGTGCTGGAGCTGTATCCGCTGCTGGCGCTGCCGGTAGCCTTCCTGGTCACCGCTTGCATCGGCATGGCGCTGGAGCGCACGGTGATCCGCCACCTCTATGGCCGCCCCCTGGAAACCCTGCTCGCCACCTGGGGCATCAGCCTGGTGCTGATCCAACTGGTGCGCGTGCTGTTCGGCGCGCAGAACGTCGAGGTCGCCAACCCGGCCTGGCTGTCCGGCGGCATCCAGGTGCTGCCCAACCTCGTACTGCCGTGGAACCGCATCGTCATCATCGGTTTCGCGCTGTTCGTGCTGGCCCTCACCTGGCTGCTGCTCAACCGCACGCGGCTGGGCCTGAACGTCCGCGCCGTCACCCAGAACCGCAACATGGCCGCCTGCTGCGGCGTGCCCACCGGCCGCGTGGACATGCTCGCCTTCGGCCTCGGCTCGGGCATCGCCGGCCTGGGCGGAGTGGCGCTGTCGCAGGTCGGCAACGTCGGGCCTGACCTGGGCCAGAGCTACATCATCGACTCCTTCCTGGTGGTGGTGCTCGGCGGGGTCGGCCAGCTTGCCGGCAGCGTATTCGCCGCCTTCGGCCTGGGCGTGGCGAACAAGATCCTCGAACCGCAGATCGGCGCGGTACTGGGCAAGATCCTGATCCTCGCGCTGATCATCCTGTTCATCCAGAAACGTCCGCAGGGGCTCTTCGCTCTGAAAGGGAGGGTCATCGATTGA
- a CDS encoding MarC family protein, translated as MQVMFSVYLKMLVLYSPFFVLSCFISLSRGFGPRDRKHMAWRVALAALIASVLLYLFGRYIFTLFGITADAFRIGAGSVLFISALGMAQGRSAVQADNVQQDVTIVPLTIPITVGPGTIGALLVMGVNQDWEHKLLALAAIFLACLTLGITLYLSDRIEKILGDQGLQIVSRLMGLFVCALAAQIIMTGVRGYFIPAT; from the coding sequence ATGCAAGTGATGTTCAGCGTGTACCTGAAGATGCTGGTGCTCTACAGCCCCTTCTTCGTGCTCTCCTGCTTCATCAGCCTGAGCCGCGGCTTCGGCCCGCGCGACCGCAAGCACATGGCCTGGCGCGTGGCCCTGGCGGCGCTGATCGCCAGCGTGCTGCTGTACCTGTTCGGACGCTACATCTTCACCCTGTTCGGCATCACCGCCGACGCCTTCCGTATCGGCGCGGGCTCGGTGCTGTTCATCTCCGCCCTCGGCATGGCCCAGGGGCGCTCCGCGGTGCAGGCGGACAACGTGCAGCAGGACGTCACCATCGTCCCGCTCACCATCCCCATCACCGTCGGTCCCGGCACTATCGGTGCGCTGCTGGTGATGGGCGTCAACCAGGACTGGGAACACAAGCTGCTCGCACTGGCAGCGATCTTCCTCGCCTGTCTTACCCTGGGCATCACGCTCTATCTCTCCGACAGGATCGAGAAGATCCTCGGCGACCAGGGCCTGCAGATCGTCAGCCGGTTGATGGGCCTGTTCGTCTGCGCCCTCGCCGCACAGATCATCATGACCGGCGTGCGCGGCTACTTCATTCCCGCCACCTGA
- a CDS encoding GNAT family N-acetyltransferase, translated as MHIRDASQADLGSLRDIYNDAVLNTTAIWNDTAIDLENRRAWLELRAQQGFPVLVAEDAGEVVGYSSYGPWRAFDGFRGTVEHSVYVRADQRGKGLGPLLMQALIERARTQGLHVMVAAIESGNAASIRLHERLGFITTGQMPQVGQKFGRWLDLTFMQLILDHRSAP; from the coding sequence ATGCACATCCGCGACGCCAGCCAAGCCGACCTCGGCAGCCTGCGCGATATCTACAACGACGCTGTGCTCAACACCACCGCCATCTGGAACGACACCGCCATCGACCTGGAGAACCGCCGCGCCTGGCTCGAACTGCGCGCGCAGCAGGGCTTTCCGGTACTGGTGGCCGAAGATGCAGGCGAAGTGGTCGGCTATTCGAGCTACGGCCCGTGGCGCGCCTTCGACGGCTTTCGCGGGACGGTCGAGCACTCCGTCTATGTGCGCGCCGACCAGCGCGGCAAGGGCCTTGGCCCGCTGCTGATGCAGGCCCTGATCGAGCGTGCCCGGACTCAGGGCCTGCACGTGATGGTGGCCGCCATCGAGAGCGGCAACGCGGCGTCTATCCGCCTGCACGAACGCCTGGGCTTCATCACCACCGGGCAAATGCCACAGGTCGGGCAGAAGTTCGGCCGCTGGCTGGACCTGACTTTCATGCAGTTGATCCTCGACCACAGGAGCGCCCCATGA
- the urtE gene encoding urea ABC transporter ATP-binding subunit UrtE produces MLQVDKLHQYYGGSHILRGLSFDAKIGEVTCLLGRNGVGKTTLLRCLMGLVPAREGKVSWEGKPITSFKPHQRVHAGIAYVPQGREIFARLTVEENLLMGLSRFSAGEAKAVPEHIYELFPVLREMKQRRGGDLSGGQQQQLAIGRALASRPRLLILDEPTEGIQPSVIKEIGAVIKKLAQRGDMAILLVEQFYDFAAELADQYLVMSRGEIVQQGRGANMEAEGVRGLVAI; encoded by the coding sequence ATGCTGCAAGTCGACAAACTGCACCAATACTACGGCGGCAGCCACATCCTCCGTGGTCTGTCGTTCGACGCGAAGATCGGCGAAGTCACCTGCCTGCTCGGGCGCAACGGCGTGGGCAAGACCACCCTGCTGCGCTGCCTGATGGGCCTGGTGCCAGCCAGGGAGGGCAAGGTGAGCTGGGAGGGCAAGCCGATTACCAGCTTCAAGCCGCACCAGCGCGTGCATGCCGGCATCGCCTACGTGCCCCAGGGGCGGGAGATCTTTGCGCGCCTGACAGTGGAGGAAAACCTGCTGATGGGGCTTTCGCGCTTCAGCGCTGGCGAAGCCAAGGCAGTGCCGGAACACATCTATGAGCTGTTTCCGGTACTGCGCGAGATGAAACAGCGGCGTGGCGGTGACCTTTCCGGCGGCCAGCAGCAACAACTGGCCATTGGCCGCGCCCTGGCCAGCCGGCCGCGCCTGCTGATCCTCGACGAGCCGACCGAGGGCATCCAGCCATCGGTGATCAAGGAGATCGGCGCGGTCATCAAAAAGCTCGCCCAGCGCGGCGACATGGCGATCCTGCTGGTGGAGCAGTTCTACGACTTCGCCGCAGAACTGGCCGACCAGTACCTGGTCATGTCCCGTGGCGAAATCGTCCAGCAAGGACGCGGCGCGAACATGGAGGCCGAGGGCGTGCGCGGCCTGGTGGCGATCTGA
- a CDS encoding GNAT family N-acetyltransferase: protein MSITLRQAVDADAGFAAVCVAAAYAQWIPLIGRKPGPMLEDYHTVIATNQVLIAELGGQPVGLLVTRQTDEGFLLDNIAVLPECAGQGIGRLLLVRAEEEASRQGYQSLYLYTNERMIENIELYARIGYREYARRQENGFRRVYMRKQLG from the coding sequence ATGTCCATCACCCTGCGCCAGGCCGTCGATGCTGATGCAGGCTTCGCCGCCGTCTGCGTGGCAGCGGCCTATGCCCAATGGATTCCGCTGATCGGTCGCAAGCCCGGCCCGATGCTGGAGGACTACCACACAGTGATCGCCACCAACCAGGTGCTGATCGCCGAGCTGGGCGGGCAACCCGTGGGTCTGCTGGTCACCCGCCAGACCGATGAAGGCTTCCTGCTCGACAACATCGCCGTGCTGCCTGAGTGTGCGGGCCAGGGCATCGGTCGCCTGCTGCTGGTACGCGCCGAAGAGGAAGCCAGCCGCCAGGGTTACCAGTCGCTGTACCTCTACACCAACGAGCGGATGATCGAAAACATCGAGCTGTACGCAAGGATCGGCTACCGCGAGTACGCGCGACGCCAGGAGAACGGCTTCCGCCGGGTGTACATGCGCAAGCAACTGGGCTGA
- a CDS encoding urease subunit gamma — MDLTPREKDKMLIFTAGLVAERRLARGLQLNYPEAVALISAALLEGARDGQTVAELMHYGTTLLRREQVMEGVPEMIPEIQVEATFPDGTKLVTVHQPIA; from the coding sequence ATGGACCTGACCCCTCGCGAGAAGGACAAGATGCTGATCTTCACCGCCGGCCTGGTCGCCGAGCGCCGCCTCGCCCGTGGCCTGCAACTGAATTACCCGGAAGCCGTGGCGCTGATTTCCGCCGCCCTGCTCGAAGGTGCGCGCGACGGCCAGACGGTCGCCGAACTGATGCACTACGGCACCACGCTGCTGCGCCGCGAACAGGTGATGGAAGGCGTGCCGGAGATGATCCCGGAGATCCAGGTGGAAGCAACCTTCCCCGATGGAACCAAGCTGGTCACCGTGCACCAGCCCATCGCCTGA
- a CDS encoding urease accessory protein UreD, whose product MNALAPLFHPAWHAELELAYARAGQSTRPITRRHLGPLRVQKHLYAEGPEVCQHIVVHPPGGIAGGDTLQLRIHADTDSWAQLTSPGAAKWYCAASAARQDLSITVAPGATLEWLPQETIVFSGAQAELSTRIDLAEDARLFYWDIVALGRPASAERFDDGHFAAALDIRLDGRRLWHERQRVIGGDGLLDSPIGLAGHPVMATLIASGQIDAALLEECRALSCRGRGNLTQLPGLVVARCLADEALDARAWLVELWRRLRPALLGREAVPPRIWST is encoded by the coding sequence ATGAACGCACTGGCTCCTCTCTTCCACCCCGCCTGGCACGCCGAGCTGGAACTGGCCTATGCCCGCGCCGGCCAGAGCACGCGGCCGATTACGCGGCGCCACCTCGGCCCGCTGCGGGTACAGAAGCACCTGTATGCGGAAGGCCCGGAAGTCTGCCAGCACATCGTGGTACACCCGCCCGGCGGCATCGCCGGAGGAGATACGCTGCAACTGCGCATACACGCCGATACCGACAGTTGGGCACAGCTCACCAGCCCCGGCGCGGCGAAATGGTATTGCGCGGCGAGCGCGGCACGGCAGGACTTGTCGATCACCGTTGCACCCGGCGCCACGCTGGAATGGCTGCCCCAGGAAACCATTGTGTTCTCCGGCGCCCAGGCAGAACTGAGCACACGCATCGACCTCGCGGAAGATGCCCGGCTGTTCTACTGGGACATCGTCGCCCTCGGCCGCCCGGCCAGCGCCGAGCGCTTCGACGATGGCCATTTCGCCGCCGCCCTGGACATCCGCCTCGACGGCCGCCGCTTGTGGCACGAGCGTCAGCGAGTGATCGGTGGCGACGGCCTGCTCGACTCGCCCATCGGCCTCGCCGGCCATCCGGTGATGGCTACGCTCATCGCCAGCGGACAGATCGACGCCGCGTTACTGGAAGAATGCCGCGCATTGTCATGCCGCGGACGCGGCAATCTCACCCAACTGCCCGGCCTGGTGGTCGCCCGCTGCCTCGCCGACGAGGCACTGGATGCCCGCGCCTGGCTCGTCGAACTCTGGCGCCGGCTGCGGCCCGCGCTGCTCGGCCGCGAGGCCGTTCCTCCCCGAATCTGGAGCACCTGA
- the urtC gene encoding urea ABC transporter permease subunit UrtC, with protein sequence MNQPLTVTAAQKAGPKLTAGIVGAALIALLILPLLHLLPDSNALHLSAYGLTLTGKILCYAIVALALDLVWGYAGLLSLGHGLFFALGGYAMGMYLMREAAGEGLPAFMTFLSWTELPWYWAGTQHFLWALCLVVLAPGLLALVFGFFAFRSRIKGVYFSIMTQALTFAGMLLFFRNETGFGGNNGFTNFRSILGFSITAPGTRAALFIAIVVLLVASLAVGFAIARSKFGRVLTALRDAENRLMFCGYDPRGYKLFVWTLSAVICGLAGALFVPLVGIINPSEMSPTNSIEAAVWVALGGRGTLIGPLLGAGVVNGAKSWFTVAFPEYWLFFLGALFIVVTLYLPRGILGLVKREKEQ encoded by the coding sequence TTGAACCAGCCACTCACCGTGACGGCCGCGCAGAAAGCCGGCCCGAAACTCACCGCTGGTATCGTCGGCGCCGCGCTCATCGCGCTGCTGATCCTGCCGCTACTGCACCTGCTGCCGGATAGCAACGCGCTGCACCTGTCCGCCTACGGCCTGACGCTCACCGGCAAGATCCTCTGCTACGCCATTGTCGCCCTCGCCCTGGACCTGGTCTGGGGCTACGCCGGGCTGCTGTCCCTCGGCCACGGACTGTTCTTCGCCCTGGGCGGCTATGCGATGGGCATGTACCTGATGCGCGAAGCAGCCGGCGAGGGCCTGCCGGCATTCATGACATTCCTCTCCTGGACCGAGCTGCCCTGGTACTGGGCCGGCACCCAGCACTTCCTCTGGGCGCTGTGCCTGGTGGTGCTCGCACCGGGGCTGCTGGCGCTGGTATTCGGCTTCTTCGCCTTCCGCTCGCGGATCAAGGGTGTGTACTTCTCGATCATGACCCAGGCACTGACCTTCGCCGGCATGCTGCTGTTCTTCCGCAACGAGACCGGCTTCGGCGGCAACAACGGCTTCACCAACTTCCGCAGCATTCTCGGCTTTTCCATCACCGCTCCGGGTACCCGCGCGGCGCTGTTCATCGCCATCGTGGTGCTGCTGGTGGCGAGCCTGGCCGTCGGTTTCGCCATCGCGCGCAGCAAGTTCGGCCGGGTACTCACCGCCCTGCGCGACGCGGAGAACCGCCTGATGTTCTGCGGCTACGACCCGCGCGGCTACAAGCTGTTCGTATGGACGCTCTCGGCGGTGATCTGCGGTCTGGCCGGCGCGCTGTTCGTGCCGTTGGTGGGCATCATCAACCCCAGTGAAATGTCGCCGACCAACTCCATCGAGGCGGCCGTATGGGTCGCCCTCGGCGGACGCGGCACGCTGATCGGCCCGTTGCTCGGTGCCGGCGTGGTGAATGGCGCGAAGAGTTGGTTCACCGTGGCCTTCCCCGAGTACTGGCTGTTCTTCCTCGGCGCGCTGTTCATCGTCGTCACCCTGTATCTGCCACGCGGCATCCTGGGCTTGGTCAAGCGGGAGAAAGAGCAATGA
- the urtA gene encoding urea ABC transporter substrate-binding protein, which produces MKRRPLLKSTLAMSALLLTGLFPFSSQAAETIKVGILHSLSGTMAISETSLKDMALMTIDEINAKGGVNGKKLEAVVVDPASNWPLFAEKARQLLTQDKVAVVFGCWTSVSRKSVLPVFEELNGLLFYPVQYEGEEMSPNVFYTGAAPNQQAIPAVEYLMSEDGGGAKRFFLLGTDYVYPRTTNKILRAFLHSKGVDDKDIQEVYTPFGHSDYQTIVADIKKFSAGGKTAVISTVNGDSNVPFYKELANQGLEATEVPVVAFSVGEEELRGIDTKPLVGNLAAWNYFESVKNPENSKFVADWKAYAKAKNLPNYSTAVTNDPMEATYVGIHMWAQAVQKAGTTDVDKVREAMGGQTFKAPSGFTLTMDKTNHHLHKPVMIGEIEDNGQFNVVWKTPEPIRAQPWSPFIPGNDKKPDYAVRSN; this is translated from the coding sequence ATGAAACGCCGTCCGCTGTTGAAAAGTACGCTGGCCATGAGCGCCCTGCTGCTCACCGGTCTGTTCCCGTTCAGCTCCCAGGCCGCCGAGACCATCAAGGTCGGCATCCTGCATTCGCTGTCAGGCACCATGGCGATCTCCGAGACGTCGCTCAAGGACATGGCGCTGATGACCATCGACGAAATCAACGCCAAGGGCGGAGTGAACGGCAAGAAGCTCGAAGCGGTCGTAGTCGACCCCGCATCCAACTGGCCGTTGTTCGCCGAGAAGGCACGCCAGCTCCTGACCCAGGACAAGGTCGCAGTGGTGTTCGGCTGCTGGACCAGCGTTTCGCGCAAGTCCGTGCTGCCAGTGTTCGAGGAGCTCAATGGCCTGCTGTTCTACCCGGTGCAGTACGAGGGCGAGGAAATGTCGCCGAACGTCTTCTACACCGGCGCAGCCCCAAACCAGCAGGCCATTCCGGCGGTGGAATACCTGATGAGCGAGGACGGCGGCGGCGCCAAGCGCTTCTTCCTGCTGGGCACCGACTACGTCTACCCGCGCACCACCAACAAGATCCTGCGCGCCTTCCTGCACAGCAAGGGCGTGGACGACAAGGACATCCAGGAGGTCTACACACCGTTCGGCCACAGCGACTATCAAACCATCGTCGCCGACATCAAGAAGTTCTCCGCTGGCGGCAAGACCGCGGTGATCTCCACCGTCAACGGCGACTCCAACGTGCCGTTCTACAAGGAGCTGGCCAACCAGGGGCTGGAAGCCACCGAGGTGCCGGTGGTGGCCTTCTCGGTGGGCGAAGAAGAACTGCGCGGCATCGACACCAAGCCGCTGGTGGGCAACCTCGCCGCGTGGAACTACTTCGAGTCGGTGAAGAACCCGGAGAACAGCAAGTTCGTCGCCGACTGGAAGGCATACGCCAAAGCCAAGAACCTGCCGAACTACAGCACCGCCGTGACCAACGACCCGATGGAAGCCACCTACGTCGGCATCCACATGTGGGCGCAGGCCGTACAGAAGGCCGGCACCACCGATGTCGACAAGGTCCGGGAAGCGATGGGCGGACAGACCTTCAAGGCACCGTCGGGCTTCACCCTGACGATGGACAAGACCAATCACCACCTGCACAAGCCAGTGATGATCGGCGAGATCGAAGATAACGGTCAGTTCAACGTGGTCTGGAAAACCCCGGAACCGATCCGCGCCCAGCCCTGGAGCCCGTTCATTCCGGGCAACGACAAGAAGCCGGATTACGCGGTGCGCAGCAACTGA
- the ureC gene encoding urease subunit alpha — protein MKISRQAYADMFGPTVGDRVRLADTGLWIEVEQDFTVYGEEVKFGGGKVIRDGMGQGQLCAAEVVDTVITNALILDHWGIVKADVGLKNGRIAAIGKAGNPDIQPGVTIALGASTEVIAGEGMILTAGGIDTHIHFICPQQIEEALMSGVTTMIGGGTGPATGTNATTCTSGPWHMARMLQAADAFPMNIGFTGKGNASLPLPLEEQVRAGAIGLKLHEDWGTTPAAIDNCLSVADRLDVQVAIHTDTLNESGFVETTLAAFKGRTIHTYHTEGAGGGHAPDIIRACGFANVLPSSTNPTRPFTRNTIDEHLDMLMVCHHLDPSIAEDVAFAESRIRRETIAAEDILHDLGAFSMISSDSQAMGRVGEVITRTWQTADKMKRQRGALDGDGARNDNFRARRYIAKYTINPAITHGVAHEVGSIEVGKLADLVLWRPAFFGVKPSLILKGGAIAASLMGDANASIPTPQPVHYRPMFASYAGSRHATSLTFISQAAFDLGVPQGLGLRKAIGVVRGCRDLRKTDLIHNAYLPHIEVDPQNYQVRADGQLLWCEPAEVLPMAQRYFLF, from the coding sequence ATGAAGATCAGCAGACAAGCCTACGCCGACATGTTCGGCCCCACCGTTGGCGACCGCGTGCGCCTGGCCGATACCGGCCTGTGGATAGAGGTGGAACAGGACTTCACCGTCTATGGCGAGGAAGTGAAGTTCGGCGGCGGCAAGGTCATCCGCGACGGCATGGGCCAGGGCCAGTTGTGCGCCGCCGAAGTCGTCGACACGGTGATCACCAACGCGCTGATCCTCGACCACTGGGGCATCGTGAAGGCCGACGTCGGCCTGAAGAACGGCCGCATTGCCGCCATCGGCAAGGCCGGCAATCCGGACATACAGCCCGGCGTGACCATCGCCCTGGGCGCCAGCACCGAGGTGATCGCCGGTGAAGGCATGATCCTCACCGCCGGCGGCATCGATACGCACATCCACTTCATCTGCCCGCAGCAGATCGAAGAAGCGCTGATGAGCGGCGTGACCACCATGATCGGCGGCGGTACGGGGCCGGCCACCGGCACCAACGCCACCACCTGTACCTCCGGCCCGTGGCACATGGCGCGCATGCTCCAGGCCGCCGATGCCTTCCCGATGAACATCGGCTTCACCGGCAAGGGCAACGCCAGCCTGCCGCTGCCGCTGGAAGAACAGGTGCGCGCCGGCGCCATCGGTCTGAAGCTGCACGAGGATTGGGGCACCACTCCGGCGGCCATCGACAACTGCCTGTCCGTGGCCGACCGCCTCGACGTGCAAGTGGCGATCCACACCGACACCCTCAATGAGTCCGGCTTCGTCGAAACCACCCTGGCCGCCTTCAAGGGCCGCACCATCCACACCTACCACACCGAAGGTGCTGGCGGCGGCCACGCGCCGGACATCATCCGCGCCTGCGGCTTCGCCAACGTGCTGCCCAGCTCGACCAACCCGACCCGGCCGTTCACCCGCAATACCATCGACGAACACCTGGACATGCTGATGGTCTGCCACCACCTGGACCCAAGTATCGCCGAGGACGTGGCCTTCGCCGAGTCGCGCATCCGCCGCGAGACCATCGCCGCCGAGGACATCCTCCACGACCTCGGCGCCTTCAGCATGATCAGTTCCGACAGTCAGGCGATGGGACGTGTCGGCGAGGTGATCACACGCACCTGGCAAACCGCCGACAAGATGAAAAGGCAACGCGGCGCGCTCGACGGCGACGGTGCGCGCAACGACAATTTCCGCGCCAGGCGGTACATCGCCAAGTACACCATCAACCCGGCGATCACCCACGGCGTGGCCCATGAAGTCGGCTCCATAGAAGTCGGCAAGCTGGCCGACCTGGTGCTCTGGCGCCCCGCCTTCTTCGGCGTGAAGCCGAGCCTGATCCTCAAGGGCGGAGCCATCGCCGCGAGCCTGATGGGCGATGCCAACGCCTCGATCCCGACGCCGCAGCCGGTGCACTACCGGCCAATGTTCGCGAGCTACGCGGGCAGCCGCCACGCCACCAGCCTGACCTTCATAAGCCAGGCCGCATTCGACCTCGGCGTGCCCCAGGGGCTTGGCCTGCGCAAGGCCATCGGCGTGGTGAGAGGCTGCCGCGACCTGCGCAAGACCGATCTGATCCACAACGCCTACCTGCCGCACATCGAAGTGGATCCGCAGAACTACCAGGTCCGTGCCGACGGCCAACTGCTGTGGTGCGAACCGGCGGAAGTACTGCCAATGGCGCAGCGCTACTTCCTCTTCTGA
- a CDS encoding urease subunit beta: MIPGEYDIQPGKIELNANRRTLTLTVANSGDRPIQVGSHYHFFETNDALRFDRDAARGMRLNIPAGTAVRFEPGQSREVELVELAGERRVFGFAGRVMGSL; encoded by the coding sequence ATGATCCCCGGCGAATACGACATCCAGCCTGGCAAGATCGAGCTCAACGCCAACCGCCGCACGCTCACCCTGACGGTGGCCAACAGCGGCGACCGGCCGATCCAGGTCGGCTCGCACTACCACTTCTTCGAGACCAACGACGCGCTGCGCTTCGACCGCGACGCCGCGCGCGGCATGCGCCTGAACATCCCGGCAGGTACCGCGGTGCGCTTCGAGCCGGGGCAGAGCCGCGAGGTGGAACTGGTGGAGCTGGCTGGTGAGCGGCGGGTATTCGGATTCGCCGGACGGGTGATGGGCAGCCTCTGA